In a genomic window of Gemmatimonas sp.:
- the paoC gene encoding aldehyde oxidoreductase molybdenum-binding subunit PaoC: MKHDKPATTNPIDQLKVIGKPIERIDGKLKTTGTAPYAYERHDAAPNAAYGVVVGASVAKGKISSIDTVAAKASPGVLAIVTASDAGNLGKAKRNTAKLLAGPDVQHYHQAVALVVAESFEQATAAAQLVRVQYLKALGSFDLAAAKAAAIKPPPSNGVPPDTAVGNFASAFASAAVKLDATYTTPDHAHAMMEPHATIASWSGDKLTLWTSNQMIDWAVSDLAETLMIPKANVRLVSPYIGGGFGGKLFLRADALLAALGARAAGRAVKVTLQRPLLFNNTVHRPATIQRIRLGASRDGVISAIGHESWSGDLKGGQSDASVSQTRLLYGGAHRMTTTRLTVLDLTESNAMRAPGEATGLMALEIAVDELAEKLKMDPIELRIRNDTQVDPEKPSRPFSQRSLIECLRTGAEQFGWSKRNARPGTVRDGRWLVGMGVAAAIRGNPVTKSAARVRLDKAGVITVETDMTDIGTGSYTIIAQTAAETMGVSLDKVVVKLGDSTFPVSAGSGGQWGGNSSTSGVYAACMKLREAIVQKLGLSPDAVFTNGEVRSGSTRTSLASAAGDSGMVAEDFIEFGDLDKTFEQSTFGAHFVEVLVDAATAEIRVRRMLAVCSSGRILNPTTARSQVIGGMTMGVGAALMEEMVVDTRRGFFVNHDLAGYEVPVHADIPHQDVIFLQQTDPVSSPMKAKGVGELGICGVAAAVANAVYNATGVRVRDYPITLDKLLSGLPDNISAE, translated from the coding sequence ATGAAACACGACAAGCCGGCGACCACCAATCCGATCGATCAGCTCAAAGTCATCGGCAAGCCCATCGAGCGCATCGATGGCAAGCTGAAAACGACCGGTACCGCGCCGTATGCTTACGAGCGTCATGACGCCGCGCCCAATGCCGCGTACGGCGTGGTGGTGGGTGCGTCAGTGGCGAAGGGCAAGATCTCGTCGATCGATACGGTGGCCGCGAAGGCATCACCGGGTGTGCTCGCCATTGTCACGGCCTCAGATGCCGGGAATCTGGGCAAGGCCAAGCGCAATACCGCCAAGCTGCTGGCCGGTCCCGATGTGCAGCACTATCACCAAGCCGTGGCCCTTGTGGTCGCCGAGAGCTTCGAGCAGGCGACGGCGGCGGCGCAGCTCGTACGCGTGCAATACCTGAAGGCGTTAGGATCGTTCGACCTGGCCGCCGCTAAAGCTGCGGCTATCAAGCCGCCACCAAGCAACGGCGTACCACCCGACACCGCCGTCGGCAACTTTGCCAGTGCGTTCGCGAGCGCGGCGGTGAAGTTGGATGCCACCTACACCACACCGGATCACGCGCATGCGATGATGGAGCCGCACGCTACCATCGCGTCGTGGAGCGGCGACAAGCTGACTCTCTGGACCTCCAATCAGATGATCGACTGGGCGGTGAGTGACTTGGCAGAAACGCTGATGATCCCGAAAGCGAACGTACGTCTGGTGTCGCCGTACATCGGGGGTGGCTTCGGCGGCAAGCTCTTCCTGCGCGCCGACGCACTCCTCGCGGCCCTCGGGGCGCGAGCCGCCGGCCGAGCCGTGAAAGTCACGCTGCAACGGCCGTTGTTGTTCAACAACACCGTGCACCGGCCCGCCACGATTCAGCGCATTCGCCTTGGCGCGTCGCGTGACGGCGTAATCAGCGCCATCGGCCACGAAAGCTGGTCGGGCGACCTGAAGGGCGGCCAGTCCGACGCCTCGGTCAGCCAGACGCGACTGCTCTATGGCGGCGCGCATCGCATGACGACCACACGCCTCACCGTGCTCGACCTCACGGAGTCGAACGCCATGCGCGCACCGGGCGAGGCGACTGGGCTCATGGCGCTCGAAATCGCCGTCGACGAGCTGGCCGAGAAGCTGAAGATGGATCCCATCGAGCTTCGCATTCGCAACGACACGCAAGTCGATCCCGAAAAGCCCTCGCGTCCGTTCTCGCAGCGTTCGTTGATCGAATGCTTGCGCACCGGGGCCGAGCAGTTCGGGTGGAGCAAGCGCAACGCGCGTCCTGGCACCGTGCGTGACGGTCGCTGGCTGGTGGGGATGGGCGTGGCAGCGGCGATTCGCGGCAACCCGGTCACCAAGTCGGCGGCGCGCGTACGACTCGACAAGGCGGGTGTGATCACGGTTGAGACGGACATGACCGACATCGGAACCGGCAGCTACACCATCATTGCGCAAACCGCCGCCGAAACGATGGGCGTGTCGCTCGACAAAGTCGTTGTGAAACTGGGCGACTCGACCTTCCCCGTGTCTGCCGGTTCGGGCGGGCAGTGGGGCGGCAACAGTTCAACCTCTGGCGTCTACGCCGCGTGCATGAAGCTGCGCGAAGCCATCGTACAGAAGCTCGGACTTTCCCCCGACGCCGTGTTTACGAATGGCGAGGTTCGGTCCGGCAGCACGCGCACGTCGTTGGCGAGCGCGGCCGGTGACAGCGGCATGGTGGCCGAAGACTTCATCGAGTTCGGCGATCTCGACAAGACCTTCGAGCAGTCGACCTTCGGTGCGCACTTCGTCGAAGTCCTCGTCGATGCCGCAACGGCCGAGATACGTGTGCGACGCATGTTGGCCGTGTGTTCGAGCGGACGCATTCTCAACCCGACAACGGCGCGCAGTCAGGTGATCGGCGGCATGACCATGGGCGTGGGTGCCGCGTTGATGGAAGAGATGGTGGTCGACACGCGTCGTGGCTTCTTCGTGAATCACGACCTTGCCGGATACGAAGTACCGGTGCACGCCGACATCCCGCATCAAGACGTGATTTTCCTGCAGCAAACCGACCCGGTGTCATCGCCGATGAAAGCCAAGGGTGTTGGTGAGCTTGGGATCTGCGGCGTCGCGGCAGCCGTGGCGAACGCCGTGTACAACGCCACCGGTGTGCGTGTGCGTGACTATCCGATCACCCTCGACAAATTGCTGAGCGGGTTGCCAGACAACATCTCAGCAGAGTAG
- a CDS encoding type II toxin-antitoxin system prevent-host-death family antitoxin translates to MADEYSLYEAKAKLSALVKQVREGRTVIITVHGQPAAELRPIDPATRPQTLDERLAELTTRGVLLKPKRASLGDTSCPFGPRKTGALQRFLDDRE, encoded by the coding sequence ATGGCAGACGAATACTCGCTCTATGAGGCCAAGGCGAAGCTGTCCGCGCTGGTGAAGCAGGTGCGCGAGGGACGCACCGTCATTATCACCGTTCACGGACAGCCAGCCGCCGAGCTGCGCCCCATTGATCCCGCAACGCGTCCGCAGACGCTAGACGAGCGGCTCGCCGAGCTGACAACGCGCGGTGTGTTGCTGAAGCCAAAGCGTGCCTCACTCGGAGATACCAGCTGTCCCTTCGGACCGCGGAAGACCGGCGCCTTGCAGCGATTTCTGGACGATCGCGAATGA
- a CDS encoding ferritin-like domain-containing protein, with amino-acid sequence MSKQSDAVSALTVIDADVAAHLVSRRHAITKGVTTSGLVMAGLRIGTVPAALAALATDAYGQGRLPTVVSGVLNFALRLEYLEAEFYNLGVAASNLIPAADRQIFTTIQAHENAHVQYLRDTLGTAARPKPVFDFTAGNGAGNGPFADVFTNYNTFKAVAQAFEDTGVRAYKGQAPALQPYKDVLQAALTIHSVEARHAAEIRRLRGNFADNEPNEGWITNADTDIPGTAAVYAGEANTTQLGLNVTTVTSVSAKEVTEAFDEPLTMAAVLAIIDPFIV; translated from the coding sequence ATGTCCAAGCAGTCAGACGCAGTGTCAGCGCTCACCGTCATTGATGCGGACGTGGCGGCTCATCTCGTATCGCGCCGCCATGCCATTACAAAGGGGGTCACGACCTCCGGGCTCGTCATGGCCGGGCTTCGCATCGGCACCGTACCCGCCGCGCTGGCGGCACTCGCTACCGATGCGTACGGGCAGGGCCGACTTCCCACGGTGGTCAGCGGCGTACTCAACTTCGCACTCCGACTCGAGTATCTCGAAGCCGAGTTCTACAACCTCGGCGTGGCCGCGTCGAATCTCATACCGGCGGCCGATCGACAGATCTTTACCACGATCCAAGCGCACGAGAATGCGCATGTGCAGTATCTGCGTGACACGTTAGGCACCGCGGCGCGACCGAAGCCGGTGTTCGACTTTACCGCCGGCAACGGCGCGGGCAACGGACCCTTTGCCGACGTGTTCACCAACTACAACACATTCAAAGCGGTCGCGCAGGCCTTCGAGGATACCGGCGTTCGCGCCTACAAGGGACAGGCGCCTGCACTTCAGCCATACAAGGACGTGCTGCAAGCAGCGCTCACGATCCATTCGGTTGAAGCACGGCACGCGGCAGAGATTCGCCGACTTCGGGGCAACTTCGCCGACAACGAGCCGAACGAAGGGTGGATCACCAACGCGGATACCGATATCCCCGGTACCGCCGCCGTGTACGCCGGCGAGGCGAACACCACGCAGCTCGGTCTCAATGTCACAACGGTCACCAGTGTGTCCGCCAAAGAAGTGACGGAGGCATTCGACGAACCGCTGACGATGGCCGCCGTGCTGGCCATCATCGATCCGTTCATCGTGTAA
- a CDS encoding TlpA disulfide reductase family protein: protein MTTPSPLHAAHPSMATWQDYVSAPLSARDRALTDHLQRCAECERTVQFLTELDARAQQLPLEAAPTALRARILASRAAGVRVLMPEHVDAFGDDDMTDDVPTVAAQVARRTRWRIPTTIAAGIAAWSAIALFRGTPVIEAGMISGTMTLSTALPKAGEVVSVRYNAGALLGRPAALRLRARIRTTRGESYNVGVPVVEIATLQRTTGNEYVGRFTLPDSVVFAALAVEDTAALAVDDLGSRAWEVMRAGANGAPLLSALDQRNHDLMGRGWEEGLATTRRMMQLYPDSLGAWNWLQSFESWMSLETDSTRGAHRRALAMFDARHRTMRDLSPELIGATFWYTRRADSVANAYWRERLLREAPTQSFAVQDRMLTIASRELPTRRDTTTALAGLEQLWPDVPADRASQVISAALRLLPPATANPVDLRRWADRLIAVDSSPATARYVAVRLLAAPAWRDEGKRHLRAEIARLANARTQLRALDESRTEQVERLARSQRLALAQLGRALADDGAHRAALDTLALASAAGWDLSVFNTVRETSLKVGDSSTARTMSARISVDPSTTPSRRESLQSAGVAQVGTAAWAELVRSARRDLATRVMAGAKRRVLPAVSLRALDGSSAPLRSLLAPQVTVVVFWSTDCGPAVDALGEIQATAAALAKRGIRTITVVEQPQSTPALQNVLRTKSFTLPVYLDVGGVASKAFNNWGTPQAYLLDAKGNVMFGATSDLESVALRAAAMVLAAELGL from the coding sequence ATGACCACGCCCTCTCCCCTGCACGCCGCACATCCCTCCATGGCTACGTGGCAGGATTATGTGAGCGCACCGCTCTCGGCGCGTGACCGCGCGCTGACCGATCATCTGCAGCGTTGCGCCGAGTGTGAGCGTACGGTGCAGTTCCTGACTGAGCTCGACGCGCGCGCGCAGCAACTGCCGCTCGAGGCCGCACCAACGGCGTTGCGCGCACGGATACTTGCATCGCGTGCTGCGGGCGTTCGTGTGCTCATGCCGGAGCATGTGGATGCGTTTGGTGATGACGATATGACCGACGATGTGCCGACAGTGGCCGCGCAGGTAGCGCGACGCACGCGTTGGCGCATTCCCACCACCATCGCCGCCGGCATCGCGGCGTGGTCAGCCATCGCCTTGTTCCGCGGCACGCCGGTCATTGAAGCGGGCATGATCTCCGGCACCATGACATTGTCCACCGCGCTGCCCAAGGCCGGCGAAGTGGTCAGCGTGCGTTACAATGCCGGCGCGCTCTTGGGGCGGCCAGCCGCACTGCGATTGCGCGCGCGCATTCGCACGACGCGCGGAGAGAGCTACAACGTGGGCGTGCCGGTCGTGGAGATTGCCACGCTGCAGCGCACCACCGGCAACGAATACGTGGGTCGCTTCACGCTGCCCGACTCGGTGGTCTTTGCTGCGCTTGCCGTAGAAGACACGGCCGCGCTGGCGGTCGACGATCTGGGTAGTCGCGCCTGGGAGGTTATGCGGGCCGGTGCCAATGGGGCGCCGCTGCTCTCGGCATTGGATCAGCGCAACCACGATCTCATGGGACGCGGCTGGGAAGAAGGACTCGCCACCACGCGTCGCATGATGCAGCTGTATCCCGATTCGCTCGGCGCGTGGAACTGGCTGCAGAGCTTCGAGTCGTGGATGTCACTCGAAACCGACAGTACGCGCGGCGCGCATCGCCGAGCGTTGGCCATGTTCGATGCGCGCCATCGCACGATGCGCGATCTCTCGCCGGAGTTGATCGGCGCCACCTTCTGGTACACACGCCGTGCCGACAGCGTGGCCAACGCCTATTGGCGTGAACGACTGCTGCGTGAAGCACCGACGCAGTCGTTTGCAGTGCAGGATCGCATGCTCACGATTGCGTCGCGCGAACTGCCTACGCGTCGCGACACCACCACCGCGCTCGCCGGGCTCGAACAGTTGTGGCCCGATGTACCCGCCGATCGCGCCTCGCAAGTCATCTCGGCCGCACTGCGCCTGCTGCCGCCGGCCACTGCCAACCCCGTTGACCTACGGCGGTGGGCCGACCGCCTCATCGCGGTCGACTCATCGCCAGCCACCGCGCGCTACGTCGCGGTGCGACTGCTTGCCGCTCCCGCATGGCGCGACGAAGGCAAGCGCCACTTACGCGCGGAGATTGCGCGACTGGCCAACGCGCGCACCCAGCTGCGGGCACTCGACGAATCGCGCACCGAGCAGGTGGAGCGACTGGCCCGCTCGCAGCGACTCGCATTAGCGCAGCTCGGTCGTGCCTTGGCCGACGACGGCGCCCATCGCGCGGCGCTCGACACGCTGGCGTTGGCATCGGCTGCCGGCTGGGATCTGTCGGTATTCAACACCGTGCGCGAAACGAGTCTCAAAGTCGGCGACAGCAGCACAGCACGCACGATGTCGGCGCGCATCAGCGTCGACCCCAGCACCACACCGTCGCGACGCGAGTCGTTGCAGTCAGCGGGCGTGGCGCAAGTCGGCACCGCAGCGTGGGCTGAGCTCGTGCGCAGTGCCCGGCGCGATCTCGCCACGCGCGTGATGGCCGGCGCCAAGCGTCGGGTACTGCCTGCTGTCTCGCTGCGGGCGCTCGACGGCAGCAGTGCTCCGCTGCGTTCGCTGTTGGCGCCGCAGGTTACCGTGGTCGTGTTCTGGAGTACCGACTGTGGCCCCGCCGTCGACGCGCTCGGCGAGATTCAGGCGACCGCGGCCGCATTGGCGAAACGCGGCATTCGCACCATCACCGTAGTCGAACAGCCTCAGAGTACGCCGGCGCTGCAAAACGTGCTCCGCACCAAGTCGTTCACGCTGCCGGTGTATCTCGATGTCGGCGGCGTCGCGAGCAAGGCGTTCAACAACTGGGGCACGCCACAGGCGTATCTGCTCGACGCCAAGGGGAACGTGATGTTCGGTGCGACGTCGGACTTGGAGAGCGTCGCGTTGCGGGCAGCGGCGATGGTGCTGGCGGCGGAACTGGGGCTATGA
- a CDS encoding PIN domain-containing protein, with amino-acid sequence MTTAYLDSSCVVAAAFGEPGARPMLTRRRSFALVVSSTLLEAEVFSALRREQRDLTDAFHAEVALIAPDRSLSDEIARVLEAGVARGADCWHLATALYLAPDPSELTFLTLDLAQRKVAKALGFQV; translated from the coding sequence ATGACGACCGCCTATCTCGATAGCTCCTGCGTCGTCGCGGCAGCATTCGGCGAGCCGGGTGCCCGGCCGATGTTGACGCGTCGCCGGAGCTTTGCGTTGGTCGTCTCCTCGACACTGCTCGAAGCTGAAGTGTTCAGTGCGCTTCGTCGAGAGCAGCGTGATCTCACCGATGCGTTCCATGCGGAGGTGGCGCTCATCGCTCCGGACCGCTCACTGTCCGATGAGATTGCTCGAGTGCTCGAGGCAGGGGTCGCGCGCGGAGCGGATTGTTGGCATCTGGCCACCGCACTGTATCTGGCACCCGATCCGTCCGAGCTCACCTTTCTCACCCTCGACCTCGCACAACGAAAGGTGGCGAAAGCCCTCGGTTTTCAGGTGTAA
- a CDS encoding xanthine dehydrogenase family protein subunit M, protein MKPFTYERALTPAAAAAAAAKNPKAKFIAGGTNLLDLMKHEIETPTHLIDVNGIGLDSIEPTANGGLRIGALARNTALAANELVRRDYSLLSRALLAGASGQLRNKATTAGNLLQRTRCSYFYDTNQPCNKRQPGSGCSAIGGYSRLLGVVGVSRACIATHPSDMAIALRALDATVDTVLPSGRTRQLPIADFHTLPGSTPNIETVLQPGEFITSVTLPKPVGGTHVYLKVRDRASYAFALVSVGVIVQPDGTGRVAVGGVAHKPWRLESADAVLPSGAKTVTKKLLAGATPTKENAFKLKLVERALGAAIAQAKGARS, encoded by the coding sequence ATGAAGCCGTTCACCTACGAGCGTGCGCTCACGCCGGCCGCTGCTGCCGCCGCCGCGGCGAAGAACCCGAAAGCCAAGTTCATTGCCGGCGGCACCAATCTGCTCGACCTCATGAAGCACGAGATCGAGACGCCAACGCACCTGATCGATGTGAACGGGATCGGCCTCGATAGCATCGAGCCCACTGCAAACGGTGGCCTACGTATCGGCGCGCTGGCACGCAATACCGCCTTGGCTGCCAACGAGCTCGTGCGGCGCGACTACAGCCTGTTGTCGCGTGCGCTGTTGGCTGGTGCCTCGGGACAGCTGCGCAACAAAGCCACCACGGCGGGCAATCTGCTGCAACGCACGCGCTGCTCGTACTTCTACGATACGAACCAGCCCTGCAACAAGCGGCAGCCCGGAAGTGGATGCAGCGCCATCGGCGGCTACAGCCGGCTGCTCGGTGTGGTTGGCGTGAGCCGCGCCTGCATCGCCACGCACCCGAGTGATATGGCGATTGCCCTTCGCGCGCTCGACGCCACCGTCGATACCGTGCTCCCCAGCGGCCGCACGCGCCAGCTGCCGATCGCCGACTTCCATACGCTTCCGGGTAGCACGCCGAACATCGAGACGGTACTGCAACCCGGCGAGTTCATCACCAGCGTCACGTTGCCCAAGCCCGTTGGCGGCACCCATGTCTACCTGAAAGTGCGCGACCGTGCCTCGTATGCCTTCGCGCTCGTATCCGTTGGCGTAATCGTGCAACCCGACGGCACCGGCCGCGTCGCGGTGGGCGGTGTCGCCCACAAGCCATGGCGCCTGGAAAGTGCAGACGCGGTACTGCCGAGCGGCGCCAAAACGGTAACGAAGAAGCTGCTGGCCGGTGCTACACCCACCAAAGAGAACGCCTTCAAGCTCAAGCTGGTCGAGCGCGCGCTCGGCGCGGCTATCGCGCAAGCCAAGGGAGCTCGCTCATGA
- a CDS encoding PEP-CTERM sorting domain-containing protein — MNSVHAQAATVTFDALTESSPGAGIRFVPNCYVESGFQFTVVGVPCTGTTATDAFVAGSANSPIFDGSTTPSFLLNTSLGSLIDVTRVGGGQFSFLSIALAPYFEANTTVTFTGTRAGGNVMQSFDLLGMQTGFLTVMLNSTFNNLTSLRLTASNQFAEPLVKFDNVALVGTQVVPEPSTVLLSAAGLAGIALLRLRRRTRA; from the coding sequence GTGAACAGCGTGCACGCGCAAGCCGCCACGGTCACCTTCGACGCACTCACCGAAAGCTCGCCGGGCGCGGGCATTCGGTTCGTTCCGAACTGCTATGTGGAAAGCGGATTCCAGTTCACCGTTGTTGGCGTGCCCTGCACTGGAACGACCGCGACGGATGCGTTCGTTGCCGGCAGTGCAAACAGTCCGATTTTTGATGGTTCGACGACGCCGTCGTTCCTGCTCAACACGAGCTTGGGATCGCTCATCGACGTCACACGTGTGGGCGGCGGTCAGTTCTCCTTTCTGTCGATCGCACTCGCACCGTACTTCGAAGCGAATACGACGGTGACGTTCACGGGAACGCGGGCCGGGGGAAACGTCATGCAATCGTTCGACCTGCTCGGCATGCAGACGGGCTTCCTGACGGTCATGTTGAATTCCACGTTCAACAACCTCACGAGCCTTCGTCTGACCGCGAGCAATCAATTTGCCGAGCCACTCGTGAAGTTCGATAACGTCGCGCTCGTAGGCACGCAGGTCGTGCCGGAGCCCTCGACCGTTTTGCTTTCTGCGGCTGGGCTGGCGGGTATTGCATTGCTTCGACTCCGCCGGAGGACACGCGCATGA
- a CDS encoding ferritin-like domain-containing protein, with translation MNFEETLGRRNFLRSAGLSGAALALAGCSLDGAELFAPKLEPSRAVVGADGSITLDFSNDIDVLNYAYALEQLEAAFYVSVVTNAQFSTIFAANEQRVLRDVRDHEVVHKDFLAAALGSARIPNLTPNFSGINFANRLSVLQTARTFEDLGVSAYNGAARYLSSTAYLGVAGKIVSVEARHASAIRDLLNPRSGDFAPTAFDAANTPQTVLAAADPFIVESITATNT, from the coding sequence ATGAACTTCGAAGAGACATTGGGTCGGCGAAACTTTCTGCGCAGTGCAGGCCTCTCGGGAGCTGCACTGGCGCTCGCGGGCTGCTCCCTCGACGGAGCGGAGCTGTTTGCACCGAAGTTGGAGCCGTCCCGTGCCGTGGTTGGGGCCGACGGCAGCATCACGCTCGACTTCTCCAACGATATCGACGTGCTCAACTACGCGTACGCGCTCGAGCAGCTCGAGGCCGCCTTCTATGTCAGTGTGGTGACCAACGCACAGTTCTCAACGATCTTCGCGGCGAATGAACAACGTGTGCTTCGGGATGTGCGCGATCATGAGGTCGTTCACAAGGACTTCCTGGCGGCCGCGCTCGGCAGCGCACGCATCCCCAACCTCACACCGAACTTCAGCGGGATCAATTTTGCGAATCGATTAAGCGTCTTGCAAACGGCCCGTACGTTCGAAGATCTCGGGGTGAGCGCGTACAACGGTGCGGCCCGCTATCTGTCGAGCACCGCGTACCTCGGTGTTGCCGGGAAGATCGTGTCAGTCGAAGCGCGCCACGCATCGGCTATTCGTGACCTGTTGAATCCCCGAAGCGGCGACTTCGCACCCACTGCCTTCGACGCGGCGAACACGCCGCAAACCGTTCTTGCCGCCGCCGATCCGTTCATCGTCGAGAGCATCACTGCCACGAACACCTAG
- a CDS encoding alpha/beta hydrolase, with protein MFNSPPTRALVVVTLAGAVGLAGCARNDLARNDSMTAAGTLSDSGEMSLPRTRTTAANTEMQSVLDQLGSMGGKPIESLTPTEARRQPTPAAAVAMVMAKAGKDTMPMAMVPGVASIDRTIPGPAGAMPARIYTPTGPGPFAVVVYYHGGGWVIADKNVYDGGARSISKEANAVVVSVDYRLAPEHKFPAQHDDALAAYAWVVKNAASIKGDPNRIAIAGESAGGNLAVATAIAARDAKMPMPKAVIAVYPIAQPDTTTASYVEHANAKPLNRAMMGWFARHVSRTPADLHDPRIHLTNANLAGLPPVTIINAQIDPLLEDGAMLEQALKAANVPVERRIYDGVAHEFFGMGAVISKAMDATQYAGARLKAAFGN; from the coding sequence ATGTTCAATAGTCCACCAACTCGCGCCCTTGTCGTGGTTACGCTGGCCGGCGCCGTTGGCCTCGCCGGATGTGCCCGCAACGACCTCGCCCGCAACGACTCGATGACCGCCGCCGGCACGCTCTCCGACTCGGGCGAGATGTCGCTCCCGCGTACCCGCACCACGGCCGCCAACACCGAGATGCAGAGCGTGCTCGATCAACTCGGCAGCATGGGCGGCAAGCCCATCGAGTCTCTCACGCCGACTGAGGCGCGCCGGCAACCGACACCGGCAGCCGCGGTGGCCATGGTCATGGCAAAGGCCGGCAAGGACACCATGCCGATGGCGATGGTGCCGGGCGTGGCGAGCATCGATCGTACGATTCCCGGCCCCGCCGGTGCCATGCCCGCGCGCATCTACACACCCACGGGCCCCGGACCGTTCGCGGTGGTGGTGTACTATCACGGTGGCGGTTGGGTGATCGCCGACAAGAATGTGTATGACGGGGGCGCGCGCAGCATCTCGAAGGAAGCGAACGCGGTCGTGGTGTCGGTGGATTACCGCCTCGCGCCCGAGCACAAATTCCCCGCGCAGCATGACGACGCACTGGCGGCGTACGCGTGGGTGGTGAAGAACGCGGCGAGCATCAAGGGTGACCCAAACCGGATCGCCATTGCCGGCGAAAGCGCCGGTGGCAATCTCGCGGTGGCCACGGCCATTGCGGCGCGCGACGCCAAGATGCCGATGCCCAAGGCCGTGATCGCGGTCTATCCCATCGCGCAGCCGGATACCACCACCGCGTCGTACGTGGAGCACGCCAACGCCAAACCGCTCAATCGCGCCATGATGGGCTGGTTCGCTCGGCATGTATCCCGTACGCCGGCCGACCTGCACGACCCGCGCATTCATCTCACGAACGCCAACCTGGCGGGGCTGCCTCCCGTCACGATCATCAACGCACAGATCGACCCGTTGCTCGAGGACGGCGCGATGCTGGAACAGGCACTCAAGGCCGCCAACGTGCCGGTGGAGCGTCGGATCTACGACGGTGTCGCCCACGAGTTCTTCGGCATGGGAGCCGTGATCTCCAAGGCGATGGACGCTACGCAGTACGCCGGGGCACGGTTGAAGGCAGCCTTCGGGAATTGA
- the paoA gene encoding aldehyde dehydrogenase iron-sulfur subunit PaoA: protein MSLHDEYDLSRRHFLVVGATAAAASQLIPYATAEAATSETAAVPGANALMNVSLNVNGKTHQLALDTRTTLLDALRERLKLTGTKKGCDHGQCGACTVIVNGARINSCLTLAVMHERDTITTIEGLGTPDAMHPMQTAFVKHDGYQCGYCTPGQICSAVAVLDEIKQGIPSHVTMDLMAKPAVTAVELRERMSGNICRCAAYSNIVDAIADVAGATT from the coding sequence ATGTCACTACACGACGAGTACGATCTCAGCCGCCGACATTTTCTAGTGGTCGGTGCGACCGCTGCGGCAGCATCGCAGCTCATACCATATGCAACAGCGGAGGCCGCAACGAGCGAGACCGCCGCAGTGCCCGGCGCGAACGCGCTGATGAATGTCTCGCTCAATGTGAATGGCAAGACACACCAGCTCGCACTGGACACGCGCACCACATTGCTGGATGCGCTCCGTGAGCGGCTAAAGCTCACCGGCACCAAGAAAGGGTGCGACCACGGTCAGTGCGGGGCCTGCACCGTGATCGTGAACGGCGCGCGCATCAACTCGTGCCTCACGTTGGCCGTCATGCACGAGCGTGACACGATCACCACCATCGAGGGCCTCGGCACTCCCGACGCCATGCACCCGATGCAAACGGCGTTCGTGAAGCACGATGGCTATCAGTGCGGATACTGCACACCGGGGCAGATCTGCTCAGCCGTGGCCGTGCTCGACGAAATCAAGCAAGGCATTCCGAGCCATGTCACAATGGATCTCATGGCCAAGCCCGCCGTCACAGCGGTCGAGCTGCGCGAACGTATGAGCGGCAACATCTGTCGCTGCGCCGCCTACTCCAACATCGTCGACGCGATTGCCGACGTGGCGGGAGCCACCACATGA